A stretch of the Porifericola rhodea genome encodes the following:
- a CDS encoding FG-GAP repeat domain-containing protein: MLIINHIKKYQIAYALVLFLFTSACERGIDTVSIHYKQRKPYYPPKDSIWSLSGEQLAHIYCQQCHQFPEPELLAAEQWQHSVLTHMGYRLGIWEVRGEPVRGLDMMEQYLVNQAEIYPEEPLISKDAWEKIQRYYLQNASPDSSRHTFPNSQTAQFNAQKVRLGEETPLLTMLNYDEQNGALHIGLRNNQWLVRQSDGKTKRWQTQGAPVVRLKDRKDNNSLMLSMGIMDPSNQTKGKIYKQYPDSSSTIVDQLRRPVHMLWHDLNEDGEEDLLICEFGHNLGQFSVVYFQKGKAWRKQSLLQEAGIRKSAIYDWNQDGKKDILLLLSQGDEKIVVLKNKGQGKYEEEVLLRFPPVYGSSYFELADFNKDGRKDILYVNGDNADYSYALKSYHGIRIYLNSKEEGIKETYFFPLYGATEARAYDFDEDGDLDIFGIAYFADFESTPASSAVYLENTSTPEALTFKPQAIAEAESGRWLTMEIADTDQDGDKDIILGSCVLVNTPLPDNLKKYWAEEGSSLLYLKNQIK, from the coding sequence ATGTTAATAATTAACCATATTAAAAAGTATCAGATTGCTTATGCACTGGTACTTTTTCTTTTTACCTCAGCTTGCGAAAGGGGCATAGATACCGTGAGTATTCACTATAAGCAGAGAAAGCCCTACTACCCTCCCAAAGATAGTATCTGGTCACTAAGTGGTGAGCAGTTGGCTCATATCTATTGTCAGCAGTGTCATCAGTTTCCGGAACCTGAACTTTTAGCGGCTGAGCAGTGGCAACACAGCGTACTTACTCATATGGGCTACCGTTTGGGAATATGGGAAGTACGAGGCGAACCTGTACGAGGATTAGATATGATGGAGCAATATCTGGTCAATCAGGCAGAAATTTATCCTGAAGAGCCACTTATTAGCAAAGATGCCTGGGAGAAGATTCAGCGTTATTATCTGCAAAATGCGTCTCCTGATAGTAGCAGGCATACTTTTCCTAACAGCCAAACGGCCCAGTTTAATGCACAAAAAGTTCGTTTAGGTGAGGAAACGCCCCTACTTACCATGCTAAATTATGATGAACAAAATGGAGCGCTGCACATCGGCCTGAGGAATAATCAATGGTTAGTAAGGCAGAGTGATGGTAAAACTAAACGGTGGCAAACGCAAGGGGCTCCGGTAGTCAGGCTAAAAGATAGAAAGGACAATAATTCGCTCATGCTAAGTATGGGTATTATGGATCCTTCTAATCAGACAAAAGGAAAAATTTATAAGCAGTACCCAGATAGCTCAAGCACGATTGTAGACCAGCTGAGGCGGCCAGTACACATGCTATGGCACGACCTAAACGAAGATGGAGAAGAAGATTTGCTCATCTGTGAGTTCGGGCATAATCTGGGTCAGTTTAGTGTAGTATACTTTCAGAAAGGGAAAGCCTGGCGTAAACAATCTCTGCTACAAGAGGCTGGAATACGCAAGAGTGCCATCTATGACTGGAATCAGGATGGTAAAAAAGATATTTTGCTTCTGCTAAGCCAGGGAGACGAAAAAATAGTAGTGCTAAAAAATAAGGGGCAGGGAAAATACGAGGAAGAAGTGCTATTACGCTTTCCTCCGGTATATGGGTCTAGTTACTTTGAGCTGGCCGACTTTAACAAAGACGGACGGAAAGACATACTCTACGTTAATGGAGATAATGCTGACTACTCTTATGCGCTAAAGTCTTATCATGGAATTCGGATCTACCTAAACAGCAAGGAAGAAGGTATAAAAGAAACTTATTTTTTTCCTTTATACGGTGCTACCGAAGCTCGTGCCTATGACTTTGATGAGGATGGTGATCTGGATATTTTCGGCATTGCCTATTTTGCTGATTTTGAGTCTACACCTGCTTCCTCAGCTGTTTACCTGGAAAACACAAGCACTCCTGAAGCTCTTACTTTTAAGCCTCAGGCTATTGCTGAAGCAGAGAGCGGACGATGGCTTACAATGGAAATAGCTGATACTGACCAGGATGGTGATAAAGATATTATATTAGGTTCTTGCGTACTCGTTAACACTCCTCTACCTGATAACTTAAAGAAGTATTGGGCCGAAGAAGGAAGCAGCCTGCTGTATTTAAAAAATCAGATCAAATAG
- a CDS encoding acyltransferase family protein: protein MPEIIAPSTQPANGLLKDAAPSSKRLLSLDVMRGITIIGMIIVNTPGSWAHVYPPLLHADWHGLTPTDLVFPFFLFMVGVSITLAFNKRLQKGGNRSVLVSKTVKRALIIFALGMFLALFPKFDFANLRVAGVLPRIAIVYLLCSLLFLQFKNWKPLAILSALLLLAYWLMMTLVPVPGVGAPNLEPGTNLAAWLDSVAMPGRLYRETWDPEGILSTLPAVVTGLSGILVGFLLQSKKTAEHKIIWLMVGGTALCITAYLWHQVFPVNKNLWSSSYVLASSGMASLLLGSLYWLVDVQKYESWTPFFVAFGINAITAYVLHGVLIDAFVIDYDGNGTAFKTESFQALVSLGLSMKLASFIWALLYMLLCFLPIWWMYKKKIIVKI from the coding sequence ATGCCTGAAATTATAGCCCCCTCTACTCAGCCTGCGAATGGCTTGCTGAAAGATGCTGCGCCTTCCTCAAAAAGACTTTTGTCTCTGGATGTAATGCGTGGTATTACCATTATCGGAATGATCATCGTAAATACGCCAGGTTCATGGGCCCATGTTTACCCTCCATTGCTACATGCAGACTGGCATGGCCTCACGCCTACCGACCTTGTATTTCCATTCTTTCTCTTTATGGTAGGAGTCTCTATTACATTGGCTTTTAACAAGAGGTTGCAGAAAGGAGGTAATCGCTCTGTACTCGTTAGCAAAACTGTAAAACGCGCACTCATTATCTTTGCTTTGGGTATGTTCCTGGCTCTTTTTCCAAAGTTTGACTTTGCTAATTTGAGAGTTGCCGGTGTATTGCCACGTATAGCAATCGTATACCTTTTATGCAGCCTGCTTTTTTTACAGTTTAAAAACTGGAAACCTTTAGCAATACTTAGCGCCCTGCTTTTACTGGCATATTGGTTAATGATGACTCTCGTTCCTGTACCAGGGGTAGGAGCCCCGAATCTGGAACCAGGTACTAACCTGGCTGCCTGGCTGGACAGTGTAGCAATGCCGGGAAGGCTCTATCGGGAAACCTGGGACCCCGAAGGAATATTGAGTACACTGCCAGCAGTGGTTACAGGCCTCAGTGGCATATTGGTGGGCTTCTTGCTTCAGAGTAAAAAAACAGCAGAGCACAAAATTATCTGGCTGATGGTAGGAGGTACGGCATTATGCATAACTGCCTATCTTTGGCATCAGGTGTTTCCTGTAAACAAAAATTTGTGGAGTAGCTCCTATGTTCTGGCTTCTTCAGGTATGGCCTCTCTCCTATTGGGCAGCCTGTACTGGCTTGTTGATGTACAAAAGTATGAAAGTTGGACGCCCTTTTTCGTAGCATTTGGTATAAATGCCATTACTGCCTATGTGTTACACGGTGTGCTCATTGATGCTTTTGTAATAGATTACGATGGTAATGGTACAGCATTTAAGACAGAGAGCTTTCAGGCATTAGTAAGCCTGGGCTTAAGTATGAAGCTTGCCTCATTTATATGGGCATTGCTCTATATGTTACTTTGCTTTCTGCCTATCTGGTGGATGTATAAAAAGAAGATTATCGTAAAAATTTAG
- a CDS encoding amidohydrolase family protein produces the protein MLIRIFKLFAFCVLIITCPLKAQETEQDSLSLSFEEYDPPSTLVVPEHIVKRAKFPFIDIHSHQYNMPEQDLSQTVASMDTLNMGVMVNLSGRGFQRSPAGFDIKGTEHLAKSMEKIQSEYPKRFVLFTNISFKNIGKPGWTEKAVIELEEDVKNGAKGLKIYKSLGLSIKDTNGKRVAVDDPCLDPIWAKCGELGIPVLIHSADPKPFWDSVDANNERWLELKTRPGRRRGANNPAPWEQIIKEQHHVFAKHPKTKFINAHMGWYANNLDKLAQLMEQYPNMYVGIGAIIAELGRQPRRARAFFVEYQDRIIFGKDSWKPEEFPTYFRVLETADEYFPYHKRYHAFWRMYGLDLPDEVLKKVYYKNAMTLIPGIDSSLFPD, from the coding sequence ATGCTAATTCGTATTTTTAAGCTGTTCGCTTTTTGTGTACTCATAATCACCTGCCCGCTAAAAGCACAGGAGACTGAGCAAGATAGCTTATCTCTCAGTTTTGAAGAGTACGACCCTCCTTCTACGCTCGTAGTGCCAGAGCATATCGTCAAGCGAGCTAAGTTTCCTTTTATTGATATTCATAGCCATCAGTATAATATGCCAGAGCAGGACCTGTCTCAAACTGTAGCCTCTATGGATACGCTAAATATGGGAGTTATGGTAAACCTGAGTGGAAGAGGTTTCCAGAGAAGTCCCGCGGGCTTTGATATTAAAGGAACAGAACATCTGGCAAAATCTATGGAGAAAATTCAGAGCGAATACCCAAAACGCTTTGTGCTTTTTACTAACATCTCTTTTAAAAATATAGGTAAGCCCGGCTGGACAGAAAAAGCGGTTATTGAACTGGAAGAGGATGTAAAAAATGGGGCTAAAGGTCTTAAAATTTACAAAAGTTTAGGGCTAAGCATAAAAGATACAAATGGCAAAAGAGTAGCGGTAGATGACCCTTGCCTGGATCCTATCTGGGCTAAGTGTGGAGAGCTTGGTATTCCCGTACTCATTCACTCCGCTGACCCAAAGCCTTTTTGGGACTCAGTGGATGCCAATAATGAAAGATGGCTGGAGTTAAAAACCCGGCCGGGCAGAAGAAGGGGTGCAAATAATCCTGCTCCCTGGGAGCAAATTATTAAGGAGCAACATCATGTATTTGCTAAGCACCCAAAAACTAAATTTATCAATGCCCATATGGGTTGGTATGCGAACAATCTGGACAAGCTCGCCCAGTTAATGGAGCAGTACCCCAATATGTATGTAGGCATAGGAGCAATTATCGCCGAGCTTGGACGGCAGCCGCGCCGCGCCAGAGCCTTTTTTGTAGAATATCAGGACAGAATAATTTTTGGTAAAGACAGTTGGAAGCCGGAAGAGTTTCCTACTTATTTTAGGGTGTTAGAAACAGCCGACGAGTATTTTCCTTACCATAAAAGGTACCATGCCTTCTGGAGAATGTACGGCTTGGATCTGCCAGACGAAGTTCTCAAAAAGGTGTATTACAAAAACGCGATGACACTTATCCCAGGTATAGACAGCTCTCTTTTTCCTGATTGA
- a CDS encoding TonB-dependent receptor, with protein sequence MRRYNTLIKSSSKSVSLQLLASMFVSLMFFTATVYAQELKQTIRGKVVDSESRQPLEGVSVYILDTNPLKGATTNEEGKFVIQEVPIGRHILQTSLVGYQAFVQADLLLGTGKEVVLEIALQESAQELDEIIVSDNSVPRLVNIDPVSTREFTVDETRRYAATFFDPARLATSFPGVVGTNDQANHISVRGNSPNSILWRLEDVDIVNPNHLSNAGTFNDRRVQGGGSQSVLSAQMLGNSSLLSGAFPASFGNSIGGVFDMHLRKGNNQQNEYTVQAGLIGLEFAAEGPLKKGSEAAYLANYRYSTVGLLTNVIGLDFGGEAITFQDLAFHLSLPGKNKGELSVFGMGGLGKNVFEAERDSSIWESQRDRYDVTFTNDMGVLGASYALPISEQTFWKSTLAVSALSSNRLSNRIGENYSMQRIAEDEYQESRISFHTFLNRKFNHQQSLKAGLNFNHLNYKLQSREAGIGKSLQTLNSGEGGGQLYQPYLQWAKDFQVPLSLNLGVHATYFSLNDDFSIEPRASLQYELTNRQALSFSYGLHSQLQLPGVYFSTPQSTSNHPNKELGFTRSHHYVLSHHLQWSNTLSLRTEAYYQDLFDVPISQNEASSFSTLNLFDGFVDEVLVNEGSGKNYGLELALEKKLTDDYYALLSSSLYEAKYTGADGIERNTRFNGNYAFSFTGGKEFSWSQDSKQRVLGINLRSVYLGGLRVTPINEEASREQQTTIFIESEAFSKQLSAYFKVDFRLSLTTNKAAYTSVWSLDLQNALNSQNVAFQYYDNLEGKVVTKYQLGLIPILTYRVEF encoded by the coding sequence ATGAGAAGATACAATACCCTAATAAAAAGCAGCAGTAAAAGTGTGTCCTTACAGCTACTTGCCTCTATGTTTGTTAGCCTTATGTTTTTCACAGCCACCGTGTATGCACAGGAATTGAAGCAGACCATTAGAGGAAAAGTGGTAGACAGTGAGTCGCGGCAGCCCCTGGAGGGAGTATCTGTTTATATTTTAGATACTAACCCACTTAAAGGAGCTACTACCAATGAAGAAGGGAAATTCGTAATTCAGGAGGTTCCCATTGGCCGACACATATTGCAGACGAGTCTGGTAGGGTATCAAGCATTTGTACAAGCTGATCTGCTACTAGGTACGGGCAAAGAAGTTGTATTAGAAATAGCCTTACAGGAATCAGCACAGGAACTTGACGAAATAATAGTATCGGATAATTCTGTACCTCGGCTTGTCAATATAGACCCAGTGAGCACCAGAGAGTTTACAGTAGATGAAACGCGCCGATATGCGGCTACTTTTTTTGATCCGGCTCGTTTGGCTACTTCATTTCCGGGGGTAGTGGGTACTAACGATCAGGCCAACCACATATCTGTCAGAGGAAACTCTCCAAATAGCATACTCTGGAGGCTGGAAGATGTAGATATTGTAAACCCTAATCATTTATCAAACGCAGGTACTTTTAATGATAGACGCGTGCAGGGTGGAGGTAGTCAGTCGGTGCTGAGTGCACAGATGCTGGGCAATTCTTCGCTGCTAAGTGGTGCCTTCCCTGCCTCCTTTGGTAATAGTATAGGTGGTGTATTTGATATGCACTTGCGCAAAGGAAATAATCAGCAGAATGAATATACGGTACAGGCCGGACTAATCGGTTTGGAGTTTGCCGCGGAGGGCCCCCTTAAAAAAGGGAGTGAGGCTGCTTACCTGGCCAACTACCGCTATTCTACTGTAGGGTTGCTTACCAATGTGATAGGCCTTGATTTTGGTGGAGAAGCTATTACCTTTCAGGATTTGGCATTCCACCTTTCGTTACCCGGAAAAAACAAAGGTGAGCTCAGTGTTTTTGGTATGGGAGGCCTGGGTAAGAATGTGTTTGAAGCAGAGCGCGACTCCTCTATCTGGGAAAGTCAGAGAGATCGTTATGATGTCACCTTTACAAATGATATGGGCGTACTAGGGGCTTCTTATGCGTTGCCAATAAGTGAGCAAACTTTTTGGAAAAGTACGCTGGCAGTGTCTGCACTGAGCAGCAATCGCTTAAGCAATCGTATTGGCGAAAACTATAGTATGCAGAGGATAGCTGAAGATGAATATCAGGAAAGCCGAATCTCTTTCCACACATTTCTAAACCGGAAGTTCAATCATCAACAAAGCTTAAAAGCAGGCTTAAACTTTAATCATTTAAACTATAAGCTACAAAGCCGGGAGGCTGGCATTGGTAAATCTTTACAAACCTTAAATTCTGGAGAGGGGGGCGGACAACTCTATCAACCCTACCTACAATGGGCCAAAGATTTTCAGGTACCTCTGAGCCTTAACTTGGGGGTGCATGCTACGTATTTTAGCTTGAATGACGACTTTTCTATAGAGCCCCGAGCCTCATTACAATACGAACTAACTAATAGGCAAGCCTTAAGCTTTTCTTATGGACTGCATAGCCAATTGCAACTTCCGGGCGTATATTTCTCTACTCCGCAGAGTACAAGTAATCATCCAAACAAAGAGCTAGGTTTTACTAGATCTCATCACTATGTGCTGAGTCATCATTTGCAATGGAGCAATACCCTAAGTTTACGAACAGAAGCTTACTACCAGGATTTATTTGATGTGCCTATTTCTCAGAACGAAGCAAGTAGCTTCTCAACGCTCAATCTTTTTGATGGCTTTGTAGATGAAGTGCTGGTTAATGAGGGTAGTGGTAAAAATTATGGCCTTGAGCTCGCCTTAGAAAAAAAGCTGACAGATGATTATTATGCCCTACTCAGCTCTAGCTTGTACGAAGCTAAATACACCGGGGCAGATGGTATAGAAAGAAATACACGATTTAATGGTAATTATGCCTTTAGCTTTACGGGTGGCAAAGAGTTTAGCTGGTCTCAAGACAGCAAGCAAAGGGTACTGGGAATAAACCTGCGCTCGGTATATCTGGGAGGTCTTCGGGTTACCCCTATTAATGAGGAGGCTTCTCGCGAACAGCAAACTACCATTTTTATAGAGAGTGAGGCCTTCAGTAAGCAGCTGAGTGCATACTTTAAAGTAGATTTTCGCCTGAGCCTAACTACCAATAAGGCTGCTTATACTTCGGTATGGTCGCTGGATTTGCAGAATGCTCTGAACAGCCAGAATGTAGCTTTTCAGTACTATGACAATCTGGAAGGTAAAGTAGTAACAAAATACCAGTTAGGCTTAATTCCAATACTTACTTATAGAGTAGAGTTTTAA
- a CDS encoding PQQ-dependent sugar dehydrogenase codes for MVRQFANLCVFSILISLFSCSGNSTEESSYLQTEAAIEEGEQLFSQHCASCHNFNQALIGPNLSGVTQEVSHDWLSKFIVNAPEVIQSGDERATKLYEQYKQYMPPFSMLKAEEVEAILAYINTYQEIPEQSVTEFNEEDALEDPIPQKIEDSGLTLIIEKILQAPHSADEGIRARINRMVEIQQNGKKRTFINDLRAKLYEVRDGKFHVFMNMQEMKPNFMNHPGWGSGLAHFEFHPEFEKNGLFYTSHTEKPGSAPADFTYDDSIKVTVQYVLTEWKMDDPGATSFAGSQREIFRADMVTQVHGVQDINFNPTAQPGDDDYGLLYIGVGDGGSAFGRFPFLCRDKSKIWGSVLRIDPLGNNSANGQYGIPEINPWVNEPDALGEVLCHGFRNPHHFMWSPSGETLYVTDIGQHQIEEINIVKPGGDYGWPIREGTFMISTSGKANHVYPLPAKDTEELIYPVVQYDHDEGNAIIGGMVYQGDQLPQLKGKLIFGDIVSGRLFYTNPDDFQLGQQAPVYSLNLKVKNQSDTTSFQTLGAAQRVALRFATSTEHEVYLFTKVDGAIYKAVGCEENKLASSH; via the coding sequence ATGGTACGGCAGTTTGCAAACTTGTGTGTCTTTAGTATTCTGATCAGCCTCTTTTCCTGTTCGGGAAATTCAACAGAAGAAAGCTCATATCTCCAGACAGAAGCCGCAATAGAGGAAGGAGAACAGTTATTTTCGCAGCATTGTGCCTCTTGTCATAACTTTAATCAGGCACTGATAGGCCCCAATCTTAGTGGAGTTACTCAGGAAGTTTCTCACGATTGGTTGAGTAAGTTTATTGTAAATGCGCCTGAGGTTATTCAAAGTGGAGATGAAAGAGCTACCAAACTGTACGAACAATACAAACAATACATGCCTCCTTTTAGCATGCTCAAAGCAGAGGAGGTAGAAGCTATTTTAGCCTACATCAATACCTACCAGGAGATACCCGAACAAAGCGTTACTGAGTTTAACGAGGAGGACGCACTGGAAGATCCAATCCCTCAAAAAATTGAAGATTCTGGGCTTACGTTAATAATAGAAAAAATATTGCAGGCTCCACATAGTGCGGATGAAGGTATTCGGGCTCGTATTAATAGAATGGTAGAAATTCAGCAAAATGGAAAAAAGCGAACTTTTATCAACGACTTGCGGGCTAAACTGTATGAGGTAAGAGATGGTAAGTTTCATGTATTTATGAATATGCAGGAAATGAAACCCAATTTTATGAACCACCCTGGCTGGGGTTCTGGGTTGGCACACTTTGAGTTTCATCCTGAGTTTGAAAAAAATGGTCTTTTCTATACCAGTCATACGGAAAAGCCTGGTTCAGCACCTGCTGATTTTACCTACGATGACTCAATTAAAGTTACGGTACAGTATGTACTTACAGAGTGGAAGATGGACGATCCAGGTGCTACAAGCTTTGCCGGTAGCCAGCGCGAAATTTTCCGAGCAGATATGGTAACCCAGGTTCATGGGGTGCAGGATATTAATTTTAACCCTACAGCTCAGCCTGGCGATGATGACTATGGTTTGCTCTATATTGGCGTAGGGGATGGTGGCTCTGCTTTTGGCAGGTTTCCTTTTTTGTGTCGCGATAAAAGCAAGATTTGGGGAAGCGTACTTAGAATTGATCCGCTGGGAAATAATAGCGCAAATGGGCAATATGGCATTCCTGAAATTAATCCGTGGGTAAATGAGCCTGACGCTTTAGGCGAAGTGCTGTGCCACGGTTTCCGTAACCCTCATCATTTTATGTGGAGCCCTTCCGGAGAAACATTATATGTAACCGATATAGGGCAGCATCAGATTGAAGAAATTAATATAGTTAAGCCAGGCGGAGACTATGGCTGGCCCATACGTGAGGGTACCTTTATGATCAGTACCAGTGGCAAGGCTAATCATGTGTACCCTCTGCCTGCTAAAGATACTGAGGAGTTAATCTATCCGGTAGTTCAATACGACCATGATGAAGGAAATGCTATTATTGGTGGAATGGTGTACCAGGGAGATCAACTACCTCAACTAAAAGGAAAGCTGATCTTTGGCGATATTGTAAGTGGTAGATTATTCTATACTAATCCAGATGATTTTCAGTTGGGTCAGCAGGCCCCTGTTTATTCTCTTAATTTAAAAGTCAAGAACCAAAGCGATACTACCAGCTTTCAAACACTGGGTGCTGCGCAGCGTGTAGCCTTGCGCTTTGCTACCAGCACTGAACATGAGGTCTATCTATTTACTAAAGTGGATGGCGCTATCTATAAAGCTGTAGGTTGTGAAGAAAACAAATTGGCTAGTTCACACTAA
- a CDS encoding FAD-dependent oxidoreductase, with translation MNNSTHIDILGAGLAGSLLGLLLAQQDYRVKVYEKRSDPRMQMVGEGRSINLALSHRGWAALNQAGIADVVQEIAIPMRGRMIHSEKGGTLLQPYSIKDENIYSVSRSALNNILISQAEKKGAKFYFEHSCEEIQLEENSFVVKHASDTNTLRSDLLIGADGAFSALRSHLQRTARFNYSQYYIEHAYKELTIPPTAAGDFAMEPNALHIWPRGGFMLIALPNLDKSFTCTLFYPYEGAQSFANLQTPEHLQSFFKEYFPDALALMPKLAEEFFTNPTSDLITVSCFPWTYNGKQVLLGDAAHAIVPFYGQGMNAAFEDCRILTDMLVEQEEKIADIIYRFQQNRKPDADAIAELALQNFVEMRDLVTDKAFVERKKVEKELYRRFPDNWEPLYNMVTFSHRPYSEALQQGILQDSIMKEVMKKYENAEQLNNKDYESIIALLKQRQP, from the coding sequence GTGAATAATTCTACACATATAGACATCTTAGGAGCAGGGCTAGCGGGTTCGTTATTAGGCTTATTATTAGCACAGCAAGACTACCGGGTAAAAGTGTACGAAAAAAGAAGCGACCCACGCATGCAGATGGTCGGAGAAGGTCGGTCTATTAACCTGGCGCTCAGCCACCGGGGTTGGGCAGCCTTAAACCAAGCAGGGATTGCGGATGTAGTTCAAGAGATAGCAATACCCATGCGAGGCAGAATGATTCACTCAGAAAAAGGGGGAACGCTGCTTCAGCCCTACAGTATCAAAGATGAGAACATTTACTCCGTCTCTCGTTCCGCGCTCAATAATATTCTGATCAGCCAGGCCGAAAAAAAGGGGGCTAAATTTTATTTTGAGCATAGTTGTGAAGAAATTCAGCTGGAAGAAAATAGTTTTGTGGTAAAACATGCTAGTGATACCAATACACTACGATCCGATTTGCTTATAGGTGCAGATGGTGCCTTCTCCGCACTTCGCTCCCACTTACAAAGAACGGCACGCTTTAACTATAGCCAGTACTATATTGAGCATGCTTATAAAGAATTAACAATACCTCCAACTGCTGCCGGAGACTTTGCTATGGAGCCCAATGCCTTGCATATATGGCCTAGAGGTGGTTTTATGTTGATCGCTCTGCCCAACCTGGATAAAAGTTTTACCTGTACACTTTTTTATCCTTATGAGGGAGCTCAGTCATTCGCAAACTTACAGACTCCTGAACACCTACAGTCTTTCTTCAAGGAATATTTTCCTGATGCTCTTGCACTAATGCCGAAGCTAGCAGAAGAGTTTTTTACCAACCCCACCTCTGACCTGATAACGGTTAGCTGTTTTCCGTGGACGTATAATGGCAAACAGGTGCTACTCGGAGATGCCGCCCATGCCATTGTCCCCTTTTACGGACAAGGAATGAACGCAGCATTTGAAGACTGCCGTATTTTAACAGATATGCTAGTAGAACAAGAAGAGAAAATAGCTGATATCATTTACAGGTTTCAGCAAAACCGTAAGCCTGATGCAGACGCCATAGCCGAACTGGCTTTGCAAAACTTTGTAGAGATGCGCGACCTGGTAACGGATAAGGCTTTTGTAGAAAGAAAGAAGGTAGAAAAAGAGCTGTACCGTCGTTTTCCAGATAACTGGGAACCACTCTACAATATGGTTACTTTCTCTCACCGGCCTTACTCAGAAGCCCTGCAACAGGGTATATTGCAGGACTCCATCATGAAAGAGGTGATGAAGAAGTATGAGAATGCCGAACAGTTAAATAACAAAGACTACGAAAGTATTATTGCCTTGCTTAAGCAGCGTCAACCTTAG
- the kynU gene encoding kynureninase: MPKLLDKANYLDKHDPLQAYRKQFHIPLDEKGSPKIYFCGNSLGLQPKEATLYLDEALHKWKTQAVEGHFNEPAPWLSYHKQLKASLAHITGSLTEEVVSMNNLSSNLHLMMVSFYRPSPQRYKIMLEAGAFPSDQYAVESQVRYHGYTPEDAIIEVTPNAGEETLRLDDILQKIQEHSHELALVLFPGVQYYSGQYLDIQKITEAAHLAGAYAGFDLAHTVGNIPLELHKWNVDFAVWCSYKYLNSGPGNNGGAFVHERYAAAKELPRFAGWWGHQEEERFQMKKGFKPMYGVDGWQLSNVNILSTSVQRYALEMIAEAGMHNLRQKSISLTAFLEECIQAADPQSQHVHIITPAAPEERGCQLSLSVPHEGKKLFERLTEAGIVTDWREPRVIRVAPTPLYNTFREVYRFYEILNSTLYASE; the protein is encoded by the coding sequence ATGCCTAAACTCCTGGATAAAGCAAATTATTTAGATAAGCACGACCCTTTGCAAGCCTACCGTAAGCAGTTTCATATCCCACTAGACGAAAAAGGTAGCCCCAAAATATATTTCTGTGGCAATTCTCTGGGCCTTCAGCCTAAAGAAGCTACTTTATATCTGGATGAAGCACTACATAAATGGAAAACTCAGGCGGTAGAAGGTCACTTTAACGAACCGGCTCCCTGGTTAAGCTATCATAAACAGTTAAAGGCTTCGCTGGCCCACATCACAGGTAGCCTTACTGAGGAAGTAGTTTCTATGAACAACCTTAGCAGTAATCTTCACCTGATGATGGTATCTTTCTACCGCCCTTCTCCGCAGAGGTATAAAATAATGTTGGAGGCAGGTGCTTTCCCTTCCGATCAGTATGCTGTAGAGAGCCAGGTACGCTATCATGGTTATACCCCTGAAGATGCTATCATAGAAGTTACTCCTAATGCCGGGGAAGAAACGCTTCGTTTGGACGATATTTTGCAAAAAATACAAGAGCATAGCCATGAACTTGCCTTAGTGCTATTTCCGGGAGTTCAGTATTATAGCGGGCAATATCTGGATATTCAAAAAATAACCGAAGCGGCACATCTGGCTGGAGCATATGCCGGTTTTGATCTGGCCCATACAGTAGGTAATATTCCACTTGAGTTACACAAATGGAACGTAGACTTTGCTGTCTGGTGCTCTTATAAATACCTTAATTCCGGACCTGGTAACAATGGTGGAGCATTTGTACATGAACGTTACGCCGCAGCAAAGGAGTTGCCACGCTTTGCCGGCTGGTGGGGGCATCAGGAAGAGGAACGCTTTCAGATGAAAAAGGGCTTTAAGCCTATGTATGGTGTAGATGGATGGCAACTCAGCAATGTTAATATATTATCAACCTCTGTACAACGCTATGCACTTGAGATGATCGCAGAGGCTGGTATGCATAACCTTCGTCAAAAGAGTATTTCTCTCACAGCTTTTCTGGAAGAATGTATACAAGCAGCAGACCCACAAAGTCAGCATGTACACATTATCACTCCGGCAGCCCCGGAGGAGCGAGGGTGCCAACTATCATTGTCGGTCCCTCATGAGGGGAAAAAGCTCTTTGAGCGGCTTACCGAGGCTGGCATTGTAACTGACTGGCGTGAGCCCAGGGTAATTAGAGTAGCTCCCACCCCCCTTTATAACACCTTTCGTGAAGTGTACCGCTTCTACGAAATTTTAAACTCAACTTTATACGCAAGTGAATAA